The following nucleotide sequence is from Zea mays cultivar B73 chromosome 1, Zm-B73-REFERENCE-NAM-5.0, whole genome shotgun sequence.
AGGAACGGGGGCGTTCGGGCCGGCTCGGCCGAGCTCTAGCCATGGCGAGCGAGCAGCACATCGAGAGGAGAAGAGTgggggagagagaggaaaagggtgagCTCACCTCGGCGGCGTGCATGACGACGGCCGCAGCGGGACGTGGTTTCGACGGCGGCGCGATGGCGAGACTCGCTGCGCAGCGAGTGCGGCGAGCGCGCACACGGCGACGACGGCGGCACTCCGACGGCGCAGGGGACGCAGAGAGCGGGGGCGAGGCGAGGAGAAGCGTTGGTGGGCGAGAAACTGCACAGGAATCGTGGGCAGTTCGATTTTGGAGACGTTGTGGGCGAGAGGAATGCGCAGAACCGTTTTGGGAAGAAAAACAGCGCGCGCTAACTCTCTAACGCGCGGGCCCGACtgggcagcggcagcggcggcgctCCACGCGCGGGCGAGCGTCTGCGTGCGCGCTACGCGCGGCAGGGCGGCTGGGCACTGGCTGGGCCGAGCGGCGCTGGCGCGAGCTGGGCCGAGCGGCTGGCGCGAGCTGGGCTGCCGCGGCGAGAAGGCTGGGCCGCGCGCGCGCTGGCCCACGAGAGGGGGAAGGctggcgcggggggggggggaccGGGAGCTGGGCCGCATGGCGCGCACGGGCCCACGAGGAGAGAGCTGGCGCGAGTGGGCCAGGGGGAGAAAGAGGGGAAGAGAGGGGCGCGGGTGGGCTGGCCGAAATGGGCCAGGGAAGGGGCTGGGccacttttcctttttctttctcttttctatttatttcagtTTGACTCTATGCGCAAATAAATGATTAGataaaagatcaagcaaaccATTCATCAAACAAAAAAACAAATGCTTTCTAACctgatgcaacaaccattgttcccttagggtttaacctactAGATTATAATTACATTTACAATTAAAAATAACCAgtcttcttctatagaaaagagaaggAGGAGATTGAGAAAGGTGTGAagagaggagtaacacctgaatttgtgaatatgagcaaagaaatttttataccccaaatttagggtgttacatccttgatgggccccatgttggtgatggccgcgattttctccgggttggcctcgatgccctgctcggagacgatgaacaccaagagcatgcctcgggggactccgaagacgcacttctcaggattgagttttacgcctttcgccttgagacaccggaatgtcgcttcaaggtcggaaaggaggtcggaggctttccttgtcttgactacgatgtcatcgacgtaggcctcgaccgttcgaccaatgtgtttgccgaacacgtggttcatgcacctttggtatgtcgcacccgcattcctcaaaccaaacggcatggtaacgtagaagtacatgccaaagggtgtgatgaaagaagtcgcgagctgatcggactctttcatcctgatttggtgataccctgagtaggcatcgaggaaagacagggtttcgcacccagcagtggaatccacgatttgatcgatgcgaggcagagggtagggaatttttggacatgctttgtttagaccagtgtagtctacacacatccgccatttccctcctttctttctcacaagcacagggttggcaagccattcgggatggaatacctctttgatgaaccctgccgccattagcttgtggatctcctcgcctatggctctgcgcttttcctcgtcgaatcggcgtagatgctgcttcacgggtcgggccccagctcggatatccagcgagtgctcggcgacatccctcggtatgccgggcatgtccgagggactccacgcgaaaacgtcggcgtttgcgcggagaaagtcgatgagcactgcttcctatttgggatcgagctcggagacgatccggatctgcttggaggtgtcgttgctggggtcgagagggacggacttaaccgtctccgctggctcgaagttgccgacatggcgcttcacgtctggtgcctccttggagaggctctctaggtcggtgatgagggcctcggattcggcgagggcttcggcgtactccacgcactccacgtcgcattcgtacgcgtgtcggtacgtggggccgacggagatgaccctgttggggctcggcatcttgaacttgaggtaggtgtagttggggacggccatgaactttgtgtagcatggcctccccaacaccgcgtggtaggttcctcggaacctgaccacctcgaacgtgagggtttcccttcggaagttggagggagtcctgaagcagacgggtagatcgagttgtccgaggggctggacgcgtttcccggggatgatcccgtggaaaggcgtcgcgcctgcccggaccgaggacagatcgatccgcaggagcccgagggtctcggcgtagatgatgttgaggctgctgcctccattcatgaggaccttggtgagcctgacgttgccgatgacggggtcgacaacgagcgggtatttccccgggctcggcacacggtcggggtggtcgccctggtcgaaggtgatgggcttgtcggaccagtctaggtagactggcgccgccacctttaccgagcagacctcccgacgctcttgcttgcggtgccgagccgaggcattcgccacttgcccaccatagattatgaagcagtcgtggacctcggggaactcccctgccttgggatcttccttcttatcgtcgtcgcgggccctgccaccctccgcaggtggcccggccttgtgaaagtggcgccgaagcatggcgcattcctcgagggtgtgcttgacgggcccctgatgataggggcacggctccttgagcatcttgtcgaagagattggcgcctccgggaggtttccgagggttcttgtactcagcagcggcgacaaggtccacgtcggcggcgtcggaTTTTgcgtgcgacttcttcttgcctttcttcttggtgtcgcgctgagtggacgcctcggggacatcttccggctggcggccctggggctgcttatccttccggaagatggcctcaaccgcctctgggccagaggcaaacttggtggcgatgtccatcagctcgctcgccctggtgggggtcttgcgacccagcttgctcaccaggtcgcggcgggtggtgccggcgaggaacgcgccgatgacatccgaatcggtgacgttgggcagctcggtgcgctgcttcgagaatcgtcggatgtagtcccggagagactctcccggctgctggcggcagcttcggagatcccaggagttcccagggcgcacgtacgtgccctagaatttgccggcgaaggcttggaccaggtcgtcccagttggagatctgccccggaggcaggtgctccagccaggctcgagcggtgtcggagaggaacagggggaggttgcggatgatgaggttgtcatcgtccgttccacccaggtggtaggccagccggtagtccgcgagccacagttccggcctcgtctccccgagtactttgcgatagtagtcggggttcggaactgggtcgggaacggcgctcgtcgtatagcccggctgaaagcctgtggaccgggtggttcgggtgagggactccgatcttccccgctgtcgtagcgtcccccacgcctggggtggtagcctcggcgcaccttctcgtcgaggtgggctcgacggttgcggtgatggtgctcgttgccgaggcgacccggggccgcatgcgctgtgttgcgcgtgcgcccggtgtggaccgaggcttcccgcatgaatcgggaagtcgcgacgcgatgttccgaggggtacccctgcctttgggaggcagagctttcatcCCATCGGACcgtgacatcctccaggagattcttgagctctccctggatactccgcccctcggtggttgatggctccggcatcgtgcggagaagtattgccgttgcagccaggttctggccgaccccactggaagccggtggcggccttgccctgacatcatcggcgatgcggtgctggaggccctggggtagatgacgcgcttctcgggccggtggttggcctgcccattcctgcccgatgtcccggcggaacggctcaagtgttcctgctccctcgtcgagcctgacctgcatctcgcggatttgctcgagctgtgagtcttgaccccccgcagggactgggaccacagctagctcccataggatgtcaacgcgaggcgcaggcctagggggatcaccgttctccggtataccaagatggttgccttcgccgggaccccctagatcgacatggaaacattcacgacttgggccgcagtcctcgtcgccgaagctgcggctaccgtcggaacaatcggagaggcagtagtcgcatgcggtcatgaagtcccgcatggcactggggttaccaagtccggagaaatcctaacaaaagtcgggctcgtcatcttcctcggaacccgagggcccgtaggtcgagacggctgtcagctggacccagggtgaccgcataccgtaccccggagggtttggactcgcctctatgaaagcgtctaccgaagcgaagtcgcttggtgggtcgaggctgaatccaaaaggcacgagatgggaatcggtcggtacctcttggtcgacgggcggtgacgaagccacgtcaggggcagactgcaccgtcgtctcaggtacgagggtgacgcccagcaagtcttttgcgagcgtgctggcgtcgtccgtccacttggagttggcgtgtcgcggggaggcggcgctcgtcttcgtctcagacgagaagtctatgcccgacgtgtcccccgttggggcgccggcgccgtcgactcactcgacagccgacgaggtgtcgcctcctgcttggccttggttgccccgcctcctcctccgtcgacgggggaggcgacgggacaaacccgaatgttgttcttccgccacgtggggaagacgtcgtcgattccgccaccagcgggtaggttgtcggccgccattgtcgctgtcgcgcggcgggggaaggagtatcatgtcgtagctgccgtcgagggacatgaactcaagactcccgaaatggagcaccgtcccgggctagaaaggttgctggagactacccatctggagcttgacgagaagttgttcgtcaacacgcagcaggtccctatctggcacgccaactgtcggtgttttgaccccgggggggtccctggaccgacgagtaaattgtcgccgcgtgccccagcccagatgggtcggcgcgagacggagcgtgaaggggggaaagccagagggagacaggcgtaaaaggggaaacccgcggccttcgtgtttgtcccgcgcccaggtcgggtgtgcttgcagtagggggttacaagcgtccgcgtgggagggagcgagaggcttacgtgcgcgccgtcccgtcctctccccgcgcggccaaccctctgtaagagggccctggaccttccttttataggcgtaaggagagggtccaggtgtacaatgggagatgtagcggcgtgctaacgtgtctagcagagaggagctagtgccctaagtacatgccgtcgtggcagccggagaggttttggcaccctgttcgtgtgatgtcgtggccgtcggaggagcgctggagccttgcggaaggacagctgtcggggctgttgagtctttgttgacgtatccttgcttccataagggggatGAGAGTCGCCGtcatcatggagcatgcggggcgccatcattatttgttttaccggggcgagccagatgggacgctggtcttgttccccgtagccagagctagctaggggtagggtaatgatggcccctcctgtgacgtggtcgatccgagccctaggtagggcgaggcggaggctcctccgaggtcgaggtcgagtctgtctttcgaggtcgaggtcaagtccgagccctgggtcgggcgaggcggagttcgtcgtcttccggggccgaggccgagtccgagccctggggtcgggcgaggcggagttcgtcgtcttccggggtcgaggccgagtccgagccctggggtcgggcgaggcggagttcgtcgtcttccgggcccgaagccgagtccgagccctggggtcgggcgaggcggagcttcctatggcgcccgaggccggacttggctgctgtcagcctcactctgtcgagtggcacagcagtcggagcggcgcaggcggcgctgtcctcatgtcaggccggtcagtggagcgacgaagtgactgcggtcacttcggctctgtcgactgaagggcgcgcgtcaggataaggtgtcaggccatctttgcattaaatgctcctgcgatacggtcggtcgtcgtggcgatttggccaaggttgcttcttggcgaagaccgggcctcgggcgagccgaaggtgtgtccgctgcttgagggggccctcgggcgagacgtagatcctccggggtcggctgcccttgcccgaggctgggctcgggcgaggcgagatcgtgtccttgagtggaccgagccttgacttaatcgcacccatcaggcctttgccgctttgtgctgatgggggttaccagctgagattaggagtcttgggggtacccctaattatggtccccgacaaaacgtGACTTAGGGCCTATTTGTTTTAGCTTATGAATTATATAATTTCGATTATTAaggagattatataatctatattaTAGAAACTGGATTATATAATGTTGTTGGAGCTGGTTGGCTACCTAGATTATTGGAATTTGGATTACACTGTTAGACAACACTCCCTACCACGCTCGCTCCGGCGGCCATGCCTAGGCCACGTCTCGCGCTGGCGATGGCCGGGCCGCATCCTACGCCCACGGTGCCCAGTCTGTGCCCCACGACAGCTACGCCAAGACCGCGCCTAGGCTGCACCACGCCACACCTCCACAGCCTCTGTGCTGCACGTCAGGGAGGAGGCGGTAGCCTCCTCTGCCCGCGTTGCGCACCTCCATAGCCGCGCCGCTAGGGAGGTGAACCTGTATGCGTGTGATTTCAGGAAAGAAGGGACTGCGGGTTGGAGGCAGTGGCGGACGCAGAACAAAATTCTAGGTGAGGCCGACAGTGCATGAGACAAATCATCAGACTAGACCATAACTGTAGATTAATGATAATAACATGAATGCTAAATAATAATATCTAGTGTTTCCAAAAATATATGAATACCAAAAAACCTTTTTGGCTACTTAAAGTAGAGCTAAAGAGAGAAAATAGGTGGACTAACTGAGGAGAGGCACTAGGGCAAAGCAGCCGCATCGGCACGTCGTTCTGGAGAGTCATCAAATTTGTCGTGAGATGGCGTTGGTGAGACGACGACATATGGGAGGAGCGAGTGCAGGAGGCGAGGTAGCGATAGATGACGGTGACGACAAGCGACAGCCATTGTCGTGTTGCGACGGCGCGCAGAGACCCTAATGAGTTAGCGAGGGACAGGTGACGCCACGATCCCACCAACAGCTTGCCCATCTGCTGATGCGGACTAGGAGACAAAATATCAATGTTGTGTGTAGGATCCCGATGAGTCGACGAGCTGATGGGTGATGAGAAGGCAAGGTGCGCTGCAGCGGGCGGGTTAGGTCACCGATTTACTGGTCAGTCGATGACCGAATAAGTAAGCCACGAGTGGGCTTGCGCTAGGGAAGAGAATCAAATGGCTCAGGTGAAGAGTGGACTGAGCAGTGAAACGTCGAGAGAAAAATAGATCAAAATCTAGTTTTTATTAGATTTGTCCACGCTAACTATACAAAAGTTTGTTTATTTTGCTGTGTACCTAAACCTAGGTATAAGAGGTTAAAAAAATTAAGGTGGGGCCATGACCCGCCTTGCCCACCCCTTGCATCCGCCCCTGTGTGGAGGAAGGGGCGGCGAGCTAGAGGAGGAAGGGGCGGTGGGATGGAGAGAATGGAGAGGGGAAGGTCGATCGTACAGAAAAGAAGACAATGGTAGATTCAGTAATTTACATTTAGATAACCATGGGTAGTGTCTTTTTTACTAAAAATAATCTAAAATAAGATACTCTTGAGGAaattatgagattatcataatctagacCTATAATATAGGTGTTTGTTTGCCGTCGTATTATTTGTGCTCGATTATATAATCTCGCGAGATTATAATCTGAAACAAATCGGACTTTAGTATATATTTAAAAAAGAGCGAGTAATGGATAAAATTGAGCCTTATGTCTAGGAAACATAAGGATGAAACTGCTTGTTCACCTGGAATAAATAACATGctctatatatataaataaaaaaaaTGTTCAGTATTTAATAAgttttaaaaaaaagaaaagaaaagaaaatgagaGAATCTCTATGCCCGGCTGTAAAATCTTGGCCGTGCGCAACGTAAGCCTCTTCCCTTCCCGAGAACAAGGGTAAACCACAACTCTGTACCAAACAGTCATCAGGCAAAGCCAAAACAAATTTCCTCTTCCTAAACATAGTCACTTGGCGGTGGTGGTCGTTGGGCACGTTCGTCTCCATGCATATGCCCAACTGACGCCCCGTGCCGCGTCCCGCGTCGACGTCGTGCCCTCCGGTCCGGATTTGGCTCGCACGGCGGCGCCGGGCTCCGGTTGCGCGCGCCAACGCCAACGCCAATGTCGTCATCCGATGGCGGCCAGTCGCGCAAGAGGCTCGTCGTCGGCGTCCTGTCGGTGTGCCTGCTGATCGCCATGGTCATCGGGACGGTCGTGTTCTTCGTGAGCGAGAAGGCTGGCTACAACTCGGAGCTGAGCAAGCGCAACATGAGCAAGACGATGCGCAGCGTGGAGCTCTTCTGCGCGCCCGCGGACTACCAGGGCACGTGCCACGAGACGCTGGAGGCGGCGCTGTCGCGGACGGACCCGGATGAGCACCCGCACGCCGCCGCGGCCGCCGCGATCACCGCCGTGGAGCGCGCGCTGGCGGAGGGGTTCAACCGGTCGTCGGTGCTGGACGCGGTGCGGCAGAGCAACGACACCCTGGTGTGGGAGGCCATCCACGACTGCCGGATGCTCCTGGAGGACTGCCGCGGCAACGTGGAGCGCGCGCTGTCCAGCATCGCGTGGCGCGGCGTCGACGGGCCCGCGCAGGACCTCCAGGCCTGGCTCAGCGCGGTGATCACGTTCCAGGGGTCCTGCGTCGACATGTTCCCCAAGGGAGAGGTCCGCGACGAGGTGAATAACACCATGGAGAAGGCGCGAGAGGTATCCAGCAACGCCCTCGCCATCATCAAGCAGGGCGCCGCCCTCGCCTCCATGCTGGACCTTCACACCAGCCTCGACAAGGGCGGCCGTCAGCTGGAGGAAAAGGAGAAATccgcgtcatcatcgtcgtcgtccgtCCCCACGTGGGTGCCCAGCGAGGAGCGAAAGCTGCTCGGCGCCAAGGGCGAGCGGCGCAGGGCCGCGCTCACGCCCAACGTGACGGTGGCCAAGGACGGCAGCGGCGACTTCACCAATATCTCGGCCGCGCTGGACGCCATGCCGGAGAAGTACAGCGGCAGGTACTTCATCTACGTGAAGGAAGGCGTGTACGAGGAGACGGTGAACATCACCGGTAGGATGGCCAACGTCACCATGTACGGCGACGGGTCCAAGAGGTCCATCGTGACGGGCAGCAAGAACATCGTGGACGGCATCAGGATGTGGAGAACCGCCACTTTTGGTAGGAGTATATATCATtgattgattgattgaaacacgcATATGGGGGCTTGGGCATTGGCGCATAATAACACCCATGCCTGCACTGCATGCAGCGGTGGACGGCGACAGTTTCATGGCGATGAAGCTGGGCATCCGGAACACGGCGGGGGTGGAGAAGCAGCAAGCGCTGGCTCTGCGGGTGAAGGGCGACAAGGCCATCTTCTTCAACTGCCGGATCGAGGGCAACCAGGACACGCTGTTCGCGCAGGCCTACCGACAGTTCTACCGCAGCTGCGTCATCTCCGGCACCGTGGATTTCATCATGGGCGACGCCTCGGCCGTGTTCCAGCGCTGCCTGCTGGTGGTGCGGAAGCCCCGGCCGGGACAGCCGGCCGTGGTCACCGCGCAGGCGCGGCGTGACCACCAGCAGACCACGGGCTTCGTCATCCACCGGAGCCAGATCGTCGCCGACGAGCAGCTcgccagcagcagcaacagcaacaagtcCGGGTCCGCGCCGGTCAATACGTACCTGGGCCGGCCGTGGAAGGAGTTCGCGAGGACGGTGGTGATGGAGTCCGTCATTGACGGATTCGTGCACCGCCAGGGGTACATGCCCTGGGAGGGCAAGGACAACCTGGGCACGGCCTTCTTCGGAGAGTTCAGGAACGGCGGCGACGGCGCCAACGTCACCGGGCGGAAGGAGATGCAGGGGTTCCACGTGATGGGCAAGGACAGGGCGCTGCAGTTCACGGTGGGGCACTTCTTGCACGGCGCGGACTGGATACCGGAGACTGGCACGCCGGTGAGCTTGGGCTTGTCTGGCGAGGAAGAGTAATCGTTATGCCTAGACCCGGTGTGTGTGCATGTGTGTGATTATAATGTGTATATGTATGTGCAGCTGATCAAAACGTACGTCCTACGAGCCGTGTGTTACAACATACAGGGTAGAACGACAGGATACAGGTGTGTTCGATCCAAGTTAAATTCGAAAGAAATTAGAAggacaaatggattgaagcgctaTCTATATGGGAACCGGTGCAAACCAACccctttagggcttgtttggaacAAAGggtattggaggggattgagggggctataatcccttgttatttaattttgaatagcAAGGGATTATAGCCCCCTCAATCCCTCCAATACTCTTGTTTCCAAACATGCCCTTATGCAACCACGCAAACTTTATCCGGGTCACATGCCGCGTGATTGGACGTCTGCACCTGCCCATCCGGCTTCTGTGTATGCGTTGACCATGCGGCGGCTCTCGTTTGGTTGCCTGCTTACACGACGCCAAGGCTACACCCGTGGTTGCAGCTTAAGCCTAAAACATCTCTCCTGGTTGCATGCACATATACGTAAGGAGCGGCCCGTTTCCAGCGGACCAGGCTCGCATGAGCTAGGCCACACTTACACACCGAACCAATCAGACTTCGGTGATACAAGGGGACGCGTGAGGGAGTGAGAGAGGATATTTGCAAAAGTGTGATTAGGAGCGGGCTGTTAAGTGCTAAATTATCCACTCCCGCACGTCCCCTTAGATCAACATCATGTGATCCAGATTAGAATTTTGCACGGTTGCACGGAAGTATTAGTTTGCATCAGAAATGTTCCCTATTTATATAGGACATCAATCATCCTTGTCTTAGTTTATAAGTTTAGAGATGAGAAAGACTTGATTAGTTGTTACATCTTTCTATTTTTTTATCTAAACTAAATCAAATATATCTTTTATTTTTAGAAATTACATTCAATCATGTCTATACAAAGAAGATCATGCGTGGTTGGAATCTGAATTATACTTTTTTTGCATCCTTCCTTAATCAAACCTTTTCTAGATTAAGATTGTACTTTAAATTTTCAAACTTTCTTACAGTGAGAGCCTTCGTGAACCCGTCGATGACTTCGTCATCTATAGGCATGAAATCAGTATCAAGTAATTTTCTGGCCACTCGTTCTCTAAGAAAGTGGtaactgttggtcacttgttctcaaatgttgtaggtCAAGAACAAGAAAACACAATTATTAATTATCAAGGAttttcgtcttccgaagcattatgtccACATGAGTATAATGCTTATCAGACGAAGgtaaagaaggacataccttcataatttATTATGTGAACGGAAATGCAAAGAGATGAAAACAGTAACTGCACTCCATTAATTCATATATATTTGCATtctataaaacatgtatgaatatttACAGTATTAATAtttcattgataccttcggcttgctcgaaagtGAAGATGCGAAGGAGTGATTACaactcagcgtgaacaatacggtgttattgttcatctatttatagcacGGGACGCAGcgcgggtaaaattacattcatgcccttgaacaTTTGTTTATAAGTAACTTAAACTAATAAGGTCTATCTAGTCTTTTCCTTCTTTGCTTGATCTGAGCCGAAGCTACTAAGCTTCGGCGTTCTGCATTATTGCTTCTTCCCGAGGTCTTCGTCTTGAGAACCTTCGGTAGAAGAAGGGTGGACCTCTTGTGGCATTTTACCGAAGGTGTTTGTGTCTTGAGGACTTTTGGCGGAAAAGAAGACCCCCAAtaatagccccttcacggtgctagatcgttttttcgtaacgagctcggt
It contains:
- the LOC103636065 gene encoding pectinesterase produces the protein MSSSDGGQSRKRLVVGVLSVCLLIAMVIGTVVFFVSEKAGYNSELSKRNMSKTMRSVELFCAPADYQGTCHETLEAALSRTDPDEHPHAAAAAAITAVERALAEGFNRSSVLDAVRQSNDTLVWEAIHDCRMLLEDCRGNVERALSSIAWRGVDGPAQDLQAWLSAVITFQGSCVDMFPKGEVRDEVNNTMEKAREVSSNALAIIKQGAALASMLDLHTSLDKGGRQLEEKEKSASSSSSSVPTWVPSEERKLLGAKGERRRAALTPNVTVAKDGSGDFTNISAALDAMPEKYSGRYFIYVKEGVYEETVNITGRMANVTMYGDGSKRSIVTGSKNIVDGIRMWRTATFAVDGDSFMAMKLGIRNTAGVEKQQALALRVKGDKAIFFNCRIEGNQDTLFAQAYRQFYRSCVISGTVDFIMGDASAVFQRCLLVVRKPRPGQPAVVTAQARRDHQQTTGFVIHRSQIVADEQLASSSNSNKSGSAPVNTYLGRPWKEFARTVVMESVIDGFVHRQGYMPWEGKDNLGTAFFGEFRNGGDGANVTGRKEMQGFHVMGKDRALQFTVGHFLHGADWIPETGTPVSLGLSGEEE